The DNA sequence ATCGCAAAAGCGGCTGTTGCTAAAGGACTGTTGACGGAAGAGAGTCCGGTAGTAGGGTTTGTGGATACTGATGCAGTAAGTAAGACAATCGCTGATTTGCATAAGGCTTTCCCTGCACACTTTACCCACTTTTTTGCGGTGAAAGCCAATGGCATGCTTGAAGTGCTCAAGCTGTTGAAGCGCGAGGGTATGAAATGTGAAACAGCCAGTCCAGGTGAATTGCAACAGGCTCTTAATGCTGGATTTACCGGTGCGGATATTGTGTTTGACGAGCCCGCCAAAACACCTTCAGTGATCAAGAAGGTGTTGAGCCTTGGTGCGACCCTGCATGTTGATAATTTTGAGGAATTGGAGCGTGTAAAAGTCTTGCTTGAAGGCGATCAGTATTCCGGAGAGATCGGTTACCGAATTAACCCCCAAGTGGGCAGCGGTGTAATTAAAGCCATGAGCACCGCAGGCCAACACTCGAAATTCGGCGTACCTCTTGATGATCCCGGTAATCGTGAGCAAATCATCAATGATTACCTTTCACATCCCTGGCTTAATACCATGCACACTCACGTAGGTTCACAGGGTTGTTCTTTTGAACTGATAGCTGAAGGTATTGGGAAGGTGGTGGCGCTTGCCAAAGAGGTTAATCAACGAGCAGGAGAGCAGCGTATTCAATCCATCGATATAGGTGGTGGATTGCGAGTTAATTTTTACAGTGACAAGGTGACACCAACATTTAAACAGTATGCCGATTTTCTCAAAAAGAAAGTGCCGGAGCTGTTTACTGGTGAGTTTCGGGTAAAAACTGAATTCGGTCGTGCCATTATGGCGAAAAATGGCTCAATACTGGCGCGAGTAGAGTACGCAAAAAATAGTGGTGGAAGACATATTGCCACCACCCACGCGGGTGCCCAGATAGCTGCTCGAACTATATTTATGCCTGAAGCCTGGCCATTAAGGTTGTCAACTTTTGATGCCAATGGTGAATGCAAAACAGAGAATGTTATTGAGCAGGATATAGCTGGACCCTGCTGTTTCGCAGGTGATGTCGTTGCGCATCGCCGCAAGTTGCCCAAGCTTGAAAGTGGCGATGTAATTATGCTGCACGATACCGGGGCGTACTATTTTTCAAATCCCTTTTTCTACAACTCATTGCCTGCACCAGCCGTTTACGGCTATCGGATAGGTGAAGGCGGTGAGGTAGAGCTGCGCGAATTTCGTCCGCAGCAAACAGTGGAACAAATGATGTCAGTGATAGGGTGATCGCCAATGAATAAAAGACCGATGTGCCGTTGGATGGCGGTGGTGACTGCAACCATTTTGTTTATCTGCAGCACGATCAGTTGCGCGTCTGACCATGTGAAAGACGAAACTGCCATCATTCGCTACGACAGTATCCACCACCCGGTGATTGGCTCAGGTGGAATGGTAGCCAGCCAGCGCCAATTGGCCAGTGAGGTTGGCGCTGACATTTTAAGGCGAGGCGGAAATGCGGTTGATGCTGCGGTAGCCACCGGAATTGCCTTGTCGGTAGTGTTGCCTCGGGCAGGTAATCTTGGCGGCGGCGGATTTATGTTGGTGCACTTGGCCGAGGAGCATAAAACTATCGCTATTGATTATAGAGAGATGGCTCCAGAGGCTGCTCGAAGCGATATGTTTCTGGATGAGCAGGGTAATGTAGATGAGCAAAGAGCGCGATTTAGCCATCTCTCTTCCGGAGTTCCGGGAACAGTTGCCGGTCTTGCGCATGCTCTTGAGAAATATGGCAGCATGAGCTGGCAGCAAGTGGTTGAGCCATCGATACAGCTGGCCGAAAAGGGAATTGTGGTTTCTTACGATTTGTCAGAAAACTTAAAAAGCCGCCAGGGCTGGCTGACCAGTAATGCTGCAACAGCAAAAGCCTATTACAAAGCAGGTGGTGTTCCCTATGAGCCTGGTGAGGTACTGATTCAGCCAGACCTGGCCTGGACATTAAAGCAGCTGGCCAAAAACGGGCCGGAAGCATTTTATCGTGGTGATATTGCCGACAAAATTGTTGTTGAAATGCGAGCTCATGGTGGTTTGATCACCAAAAAAGATCTGGCTAATTTCAAGGTGGCCGAGCGCGAGGTTGTAACAACCGATTACCGAGGTTATCAAGTGGTGTCTATGCCACCAACCAGCTCAGGTGGTGTCCATATTGCCCAAATGCTCAATATTCTCGAGCACTTCCCGATTAAGGAGCAAGGGGCAGGCAGTGCGGCTAATGTTCATCTGTTGGCGGAGGTGATGAAGCTGGCGTACGCCGATCGTAGTAAACACCTTGGCGACCCCGATCATTACCCTGTGCCGATTAAGGCGCTGACCGGAAAGTCATATGCTAAAGAGCTGGCGGAGACTATTTCAATGGATCGCGCCAAGCCTTCCAGCGAGATACTGCCTGGTAACCCTTCGCGATGGGAAAGCCCGGATACCACTCATTTTTCAGTGATGGATGCATCGGGCAATGCGGTTTCCAACACCTATACCCTGAACTTTTCGTATGGATCAGGCATCGTTATTCCCGGCACAGGTATTTTAATGAATAACGAAATGGACGATTTTTCCTCCAAGCCAGGGGTGCCTAATGCGTTTGGCCTGGTTGGTGGCGAGGCGAACTCGATTCAGCCGGGCAAGCGCCCACTCAGTTCTATGACACCAACCATGATTTTTCG is a window from the Porticoccaceae bacterium LTM1 genome containing:
- a CDS encoding diaminopimelate decarboxylase — its product is MNDYEFECEYGSDPVRVCIENAIIAKAAVAKGLLTEESPVVGFVDTDAVSKTIADLHKAFPAHFTHFFAVKANGMLEVLKLLKREGMKCETASPGELQQALNAGFTGADIVFDEPAKTPSVIKKVLSLGATLHVDNFEELERVKVLLEGDQYSGEIGYRINPQVGSGVIKAMSTAGQHSKFGVPLDDPGNREQIINDYLSHPWLNTMHTHVGSQGCSFELIAEGIGKVVALAKEVNQRAGEQRIQSIDIGGGLRVNFYSDKVTPTFKQYADFLKKKVPELFTGEFRVKTEFGRAIMAKNGSILARVEYAKNSGGRHIATTHAGAQIAARTIFMPEAWPLRLSTFDANGECKTENVIEQDIAGPCCFAGDVVAHRRKLPKLESGDVIMLHDTGAYYFSNPFFYNSLPAPAVYGYRIGEGGEVELREFRPQQTVEQMMSVIG
- the ggt gene encoding gamma-glutamyltransferase, producing the protein MNKRPMCRWMAVVTATILFICSTISCASDHVKDETAIIRYDSIHHPVIGSGGMVASQRQLASEVGADILRRGGNAVDAAVATGIALSVVLPRAGNLGGGGFMLVHLAEEHKTIAIDYREMAPEAARSDMFLDEQGNVDEQRARFSHLSSGVPGTVAGLAHALEKYGSMSWQQVVEPSIQLAEKGIVVSYDLSENLKSRQGWLTSNAATAKAYYKAGGVPYEPGEVLIQPDLAWTLKQLAKNGPEAFYRGDIADKIVVEMRAHGGLITKKDLANFKVAEREVVTTDYRGYQVVSMPPTSSGGVHIAQMLNILEHFPIKEQGAGSAANVHLLAEVMKLAYADRSKHLGDPDHYPVPIKALTGKSYAKELAETISMDRAKPSSEILPGNPSRWESPDTTHFSVMDASGNAVSNTYTLNFSYGSGIVIPGTGILMNNEMDDFSSKPGVPNAFGLVGGEANSIQPGKRPLSSMTPTMIFRDGKPYVVTGSPGGSRIITTVLQILVNVMDHDMNIADATHAPRVHHQWLPDQLEMEPGFSPDTVALLRQKGHPIVESKTMGSLQSIMWKDGLFYGASDPRRPDAGTVPVH